A genomic window from Flavobacterium johnsoniae includes:
- a CDS encoding LemA family protein: MKKFLPWIIAVVVIIGIYSWVKGINNTAVTLNQTVEQSWGNVQTAYQRRNDLIGNLVNTVKGAADFEKSTLTAVIEARAKATSVTVDPSNITPEQLAEFNKAQSGVSSSLSRLLVSVEQYPTLKANENFLKLQDELASTENQILTARTRFNEAVAPYNNHIKTFPNSMFAGMFGFKEKAYFNAVEGADKPVEVKF; the protein is encoded by the coding sequence ATGAAAAAATTCTTACCTTGGATTATCGCCGTAGTTGTTATTATTGGAATTTACAGCTGGGTTAAAGGAATTAACAACACTGCAGTAACATTAAATCAAACTGTAGAACAATCTTGGGGAAATGTTCAAACAGCTTACCAAAGACGTAATGACCTTATCGGAAATTTAGTAAACACTGTAAAAGGTGCTGCTGATTTCGAAAAATCAACTTTAACGGCTGTTATCGAAGCTCGTGCAAAAGCAACAAGCGTAACTGTAGATCCATCTAACATTACACCAGAACAATTAGCTGAATTCAACAAAGCCCAAAGCGGTGTATCTTCTTCTTTATCAAGACTATTGGTTTCTGTAGAACAATATCCTACATTAAAAGCTAACGAAAACTTCTTAAAATTACAAGACGAATTGGCTAGCACAGAAAATCAAATTTTGACTGCAAGAACTCGTTTTAACGAAGCTGTAGCGCCTTACAACAACCACATTAAAACATTCCCAAATAGTATGTTTGCAGGTATGTTTGGCTTTAAAGAAAAAGCGTATTTCAATGCAGTTGAAGGAGCTGACAAACCTGTTGAAGTAAAATTCTAA
- the alaS gene encoding alanine--tRNA ligase codes for MKSQDVRKQFLDFFESKGHTIVPSAPIVLKDDPTLMFNNSGMAQFKEFFLGNGTPKSPRIADTQKCLRVSGKHNDLEEVGIDTYHHTMFEMLGNWSFGDYFKKEAINWAWELLTEVYKIPKENLYVSVFEGSKEDNVPFDQEAWDIWKTLIDEDRIILGNKKDNFWEMGDQGPCGPCSEIHVDLRSEEEKALVSGKSLVNNDHPQVVEIWNNVFMEFNRKADGSLEKLPAQHVDTGMGFERLCMALQGKTSNYDTDVFMPLIREIETITGAKYTTNDVTGISEEQSKMNIAIRVVADHVRAVAFAIADGQLPSNTGAGYVIRRILRRAIRYGFTFLGTKEPFIFKLVETLSEQMGDSFPEIRTQKALCSNVIREEENSFLKTLDQGLVLLDAVILNNTGDTVDGKKAFELYDTYGFPIDLTALILSEKGLKLDEAGFQEQLQLQKERSRAASKVTAGDWNVIVEDDIQEFVGYDRLSHQVKITKYRRVESAKDGEIFQLVFNATPFYGESGGQTGDKGYLEAQNGDIVYIIDTKKENNQTIHLAKSLPENLTGTFNAVVDALQRAKTSSNHSATHLLHQGLRKILGTHIEQKGSMVRNASLRFDFSHFAKVSDEELLEVENFVNARIRESLPLIEKRAIPKEQALEDGAIALFGEKYGDLVRTIKFGDSVELCGGTHVANTSDIWHFKIVSEGAVAAGIRRIEAITSEAAKEYFESQAVSLTEIKEALKNAQDPVKSILALQDENAQLKKQLEALLKDKAKNMKADLAKELQEINGVQFLAKQVDLNQEGAKDLAYELGNSYNNLFVVFATAHEGKPMLTCYISKEIVAEKNLNAGQVVRELGKYIQGGGGGQPFFATAGGKNVDGIAEALAKAVDFVK; via the coding sequence ATGAAATCACAAGACGTACGTAAACAATTTTTAGATTTTTTTGAGAGTAAAGGACATACAATTGTTCCTTCAGCTCCTATTGTACTTAAAGACGATCCGACCCTAATGTTCAATAACTCGGGAATGGCCCAGTTTAAAGAATTTTTCTTAGGTAACGGAACTCCAAAAAGTCCAAGAATAGCCGATACGCAAAAATGTCTTCGTGTTTCAGGAAAACATAATGATCTTGAAGAGGTTGGTATTGATACGTACCACCATACTATGTTTGAGATGTTAGGAAACTGGTCTTTTGGCGATTATTTCAAAAAAGAAGCAATTAACTGGGCTTGGGAATTATTGACAGAAGTGTATAAAATCCCTAAAGAAAATCTTTATGTTTCTGTTTTTGAAGGAAGTAAAGAAGATAATGTTCCGTTTGACCAAGAAGCTTGGGATATCTGGAAAACATTAATCGACGAAGACAGAATTATTTTAGGAAATAAAAAAGATAATTTCTGGGAAATGGGAGATCAAGGACCATGTGGACCTTGTTCTGAAATTCACGTTGATTTACGTTCTGAAGAAGAAAAAGCATTAGTTTCTGGAAAAAGCTTAGTAAATAATGATCACCCGCAGGTAGTTGAAATCTGGAATAACGTATTCATGGAATTCAACCGTAAAGCAGATGGTTCTCTAGAAAAACTTCCTGCGCAGCACGTAGATACCGGAATGGGATTTGAGCGTTTGTGTATGGCATTGCAAGGAAAAACATCAAATTATGATACTGATGTTTTTATGCCATTAATTAGAGAAATCGAAACCATTACTGGAGCAAAATATACAACTAATGACGTAACAGGCATTAGTGAAGAACAAAGTAAAATGAATATTGCTATTCGTGTAGTTGCAGATCACGTTCGTGCGGTAGCATTTGCTATTGCTGATGGACAATTGCCTTCTAATACGGGTGCAGGATATGTAATTCGTAGAATTTTACGTCGTGCTATTCGATACGGATTTACTTTCTTAGGAACAAAAGAGCCATTTATTTTTAAATTGGTTGAAACTTTAAGCGAACAAATGGGAGATTCTTTCCCAGAAATCAGAACGCAGAAAGCGCTTTGTTCAAATGTTATTCGCGAAGAAGAAAATTCATTCTTAAAAACATTAGATCAAGGTTTAGTCCTTTTAGATGCTGTAATTTTAAACAATACAGGAGATACTGTTGATGGTAAAAAGGCATTTGAATTGTATGATACTTATGGTTTTCCAATCGATTTAACAGCTTTAATTCTTTCAGAAAAAGGATTGAAACTTGATGAAGCTGGATTCCAAGAACAATTGCAATTGCAAAAAGAAAGATCTCGTGCAGCATCAAAAGTAACGGCTGGAGACTGGAATGTAATTGTGGAAGATGATATTCAGGAATTTGTTGGATACGACAGATTATCTCACCAAGTAAAAATCACGAAATACAGAAGAGTAGAAAGTGCAAAAGATGGTGAAATTTTCCAATTGGTTTTCAATGCAACTCCTTTCTACGGAGAAAGCGGAGGACAAACAGGAGATAAAGGATATTTAGAAGCTCAAAACGGTGATATTGTTTATATTATCGATACGAAAAAAGAAAATAACCAAACGATACATTTGGCAAAATCGTTACCAGAAAATCTTACCGGAACTTTTAATGCTGTTGTTGATGCTTTACAAAGAGCTAAAACTTCTTCAAACCACTCGGCTACACACTTGTTACACCAAGGTTTGCGTAAAATTTTAGGAACTCACATTGAACAAAAAGGTTCGATGGTAAGAAATGCTTCTTTACGTTTTGACTTTTCTCATTTTGCTAAAGTTTCTGATGAAGAATTACTAGAAGTTGAAAACTTTGTAAATGCAAGAATTCGTGAGAGTTTGCCATTAATTGAAAAAAGAGCTATTCCAAAAGAACAAGCTCTTGAAGATGGAGCAATTGCTTTATTTGGAGAGAAATATGGAGATTTGGTCCGTACCATTAAATTCGGTGATTCTGTCGAATTATGCGGAGGAACTCACGTTGCCAATACATCTGATATCTGGCATTTTAAAATTGTTTCTGAAGGCGCAGTTGCGGCTGGAATTAGAAGGATCGAAGCTATTACAAGTGAAGCTGCAAAAGAATATTTTGAGTCTCAAGCAGTTTCTTTAACTGAAATTAAAGAAGCGCTTAAAAATGCTCAAGATCCAGTAAAATCGATTTTAGCTTTACAAGACGAAAACGCTCAGTTGAAAAAACAATTGGAAGCTTTATTGAAAGATAAAGCTAAAAATATGAAAGCTGATTTAGCGAAAGAATTACAAGAAATCAATGGAGTTCAATTTTTAGCAAAACAAGTAGATTTAAATCAGGAAGGAGCAAAAGATTTGGCTTACGAATTGGGTAATTCATACAACAATCTTTTTGTAGTTTTCGCTACAGCTCATGAAGGTAAACCAATGTTAACGTGCTATATCTCTAAAGAAATTGTAGCAGAGAAAAACCTAAACGCTGGACAAGTTGTTCGCGAATTAGGAAAATATATCCAAGGTGGAGGAGGAGGTCAACCTTTCTTCGCAACTGCAGGAGGTAAAAATGTTGACGGAATTGCTGAGGCTTTGGCTAAAGCAGTGGATTTTGTGAAGTAA
- a CDS encoding MerR family transcriptional regulator, with translation MHIELSKDKRYYSIGEVAKAFNVNASLIRFWDSEFDILKPKKNAKGNRMFTPEDITNLQLIYHLVKERGFTLDGAKIHLKEGQKKTLDKFEIIRKLESIKTQLNDIKNEL, from the coding sequence ATGCATATTGAACTTTCTAAAGACAAAAGATATTACAGCATTGGCGAAGTAGCCAAAGCTTTTAATGTCAATGCCTCTTTGATACGATTTTGGGACAGCGAATTTGACATTCTAAAACCCAAAAAAAATGCAAAAGGAAACAGAATGTTCACACCAGAAGATATTACCAATTTGCAATTGATTTATCATCTGGTAAAAGAGAGAGGTTTTACGCTTGATGGCGCTAAAATACACTTAAAAGAAGGTCAGAAGAAAACGTTAGATAAATTCGAAATAATACGTAAATTAGAGTCGATAAAAACGCAATTGAATGACATTAAAAACGAATTGTAA
- a CDS encoding TPM domain-containing protein — protein sequence MSKVEDFLTKEEEQEIVEAIRMAENNTSGEIRVHIEKSSSKAHYDRALEVFHELRMDETKLQNGVLLYFAVEDKNFVICGDKGINDLVSDDFWDCTKDVMTNHFKSGNFKQGIVDGILNAGQQLKKYFPSLEDDTNELSNEISKG from the coding sequence ATGTCAAAAGTAGAAGATTTTTTAACCAAAGAAGAAGAGCAAGAAATTGTTGAAGCTATTCGTATGGCCGAAAATAATACTTCTGGCGAAATTAGAGTTCATATAGAAAAATCATCTTCTAAAGCTCATTATGATAGAGCTTTAGAAGTTTTTCATGAATTACGAATGGATGAAACCAAATTACAAAATGGCGTTCTACTCTATTTTGCAGTTGAAGATAAAAACTTCGTGATTTGTGGCGATAAAGGAATTAACGATTTGGTGTCTGATGACTTTTGGGATTGTACCAAAGATGTTATGACCAACCATTTTAAATCTGGAAATTTTAAACAAGGAATTGTTGATGGCATTCTAAATGCTGGACAACAACTCAAAAAATATTTTCCATCTCTGGAAGATGATACTAACGAACTATCTAACGAAATCTCAAAAGGATAA
- a CDS encoding M23 family metallopeptidase gives MAKVKYYYDSENLAYTKIKTRKRIKIGYALLFLMASALFGFLVFVLLINTPYFETPKDRLQAREIENLKIQYAILNKKLDEIDEAADALEERDNNIYRVYFNKAEIPDSIRKAGFRNSEKYKALEGYNNSQLVLNTTKRVDKLAKQLAIQSQSLDEILKLAGAKENLLLAIPAIQPVQNENLKRVASGFGYRIDPFTKVRKMHNGMDFTANTGAPIYATGDGVVERADNTASGYGNHIVIRHGFGYESLYAHLSKYNCRPGQHVKRGDVIGFVGSTGRSEGPHCHYEVHKDGKVVNPLNFYYGNISAVEYVAISQMANQENQSLD, from the coding sequence ATGGCGAAAGTAAAATATTATTACGACTCAGAAAATCTGGCTTATACAAAAATAAAAACCAGAAAAAGAATAAAAATTGGTTACGCATTATTGTTTTTAATGGCTTCGGCACTGTTTGGCTTTTTAGTTTTCGTTCTATTAATAAATACGCCTTATTTTGAAACACCAAAAGATCGTTTGCAAGCTCGTGAAATTGAAAATCTAAAAATCCAATATGCCATTTTGAATAAAAAACTGGATGAAATTGATGAAGCAGCCGATGCATTAGAAGAACGTGACAATAATATATATCGTGTTTATTTTAATAAAGCCGAAATTCCGGATTCTATCAGAAAAGCAGGTTTTAGAAATTCTGAAAAATATAAAGCATTAGAAGGTTACAATAATTCGCAATTGGTTTTGAATACGACTAAAAGAGTAGATAAATTGGCTAAACAATTGGCAATTCAATCTCAATCTTTAGATGAAATTTTGAAATTAGCTGGAGCAAAAGAAAATTTATTGTTGGCAATTCCTGCCATTCAGCCAGTTCAAAATGAAAATTTGAAACGTGTTGCGTCAGGTTTTGGATATAGAATCGATCCTTTCACGAAAGTGAGAAAAATGCATAACGGTATGGATTTCACCGCTAATACGGGCGCTCCAATTTATGCGACTGGAGATGGAGTGGTAGAAAGAGCTGATAATACGGCTTCTGGTTACGGAAATCATATTGTGATCAGGCATGGTTTTGGATATGAAAGTCTGTACGCGCATTTGAGCAAATACAACTGTCGCCCGGGACAGCACGTAAAACGTGGCGATGTGATTGGTTTTGTCGGAAGCACCGGAAGATCTGAAGGTCCGCATTGTCATTATGAAGTTCATAAAGATGGAAAAGTGGTTAATCCGTTGAATTTTTACTACGGAAATATTTCGGCTGTAGAATATGTAGCGATTTCGCAAATGGCTAACCAAGAAAATCAATCATTAGATTAA